The following is a genomic window from Oscarella lobularis chromosome 2, ooOscLobu1.1, whole genome shotgun sequence.
TGATTCTCTCTTGGCAAGTTGATGCTAAAAATAAGGTCAAAATAAATACAGTTAATGCTGACAAACGCTTTCCacgtagaaaagaaagaaaatgatttgTTTGCCATACCACGTTTGTACTTCCTATTTGACTTTCGACGAGGGCACGGCTAAAATGATGAGTTTTCCGTCTTTGAGTCCAAGCAATATGTGCGTGTTCTTGTGCAACACAGTAACGCACTGAATCGGAGAATAGAAAGAAACTTCATACAGAACtttaaaactaaaaaaataaataaataaataaataaataaataaattagatATCTATGCATCTCACCTTGTGATGGACCTGATAAAGAGAGTCTTGTCTTCTGCAGTGATGACGTATTCACCTGATATAGTCATATCATTAACCGAATTTCCGACAGATGTCAAAGCCAGAAGATTTCCATTAATGCTGTAGTAACACAGACTACTCTGACCACCACTTTCCTACAAATCCCTATCAGATCATTTTTCCTATATTCTACAGTGGCCTTGCCTTCGATTGAGCGTAGAACAAAATCGAGCCAAGATCCCCAATATGCAAGAGAGGAACAATTGCGCTTGGACACTTCCCAGGGCTGAGACAACGAACGAATTGTCCCTGCCTCACCGTATGCACAAGACAGGTGccattctaaagaaaatactCGGACAAACAATATAGAAACGATGCCTATACCACCTCAGATCCGCTCACAGCAATATCCAGCTCAAAGCTCACAGCAACAGAAGTAACCTAAATAgaaaagattaattaaataattaatcatattgattattattatggTACTTTTCCGTCGTGTCCAAACAGAGTTTGTACAGGGGTTTCATCCAAGGCACTAGCTATTCCTCCCTATAGACaaacacaaagaaaaatgcGTCTAAATTTTCCAGATTTTTCTTTATGTACGCTATGCAAAATTCTCCAAATTATACACGTCGAGTCGAAGCTTCCCGTGATAGCGTGATGACCAGCGCGATCAAGCGAAACGCACGCAACAATatctaaaacaaaaaccAATCCATCACACCCCCATGGCATGATGACGTAGCTACCCGAATGATGACGAAGGCAATTAACAATTTTCGTTCTAGTTGGATTATAAACTCGAACCGTATTGTCCCAATGACCGACTGTAATGAGAAGTTTCCCGTCGACAGTCAAGGCAAAGATATTGGGCCCAATATTGATATCAGGCGAGAAAGGAGCGCCCACATTCGCCCCAGGCCTAAGGAAATCGAATAGATGCGCACGCGTTCGTTCTATCTCACCTTTGAGCCGCCAAAAGAGGATCAATATTAAACGTGAATACCTCcttttttcgcgacgaataAGGCAGCCAACCGTGATTGAATTTCACGCCCGAATTACTCACGCTTATCAAATCGCCCAATATTCCCGTATCGATAAAGGAACGAGTGACGACACGGGGCACGGCTACGAAGGCTAATCCTTCCCCATCGCTATGAAgctcgacgaaaaacgtcttgatgtcgtcgagatGATTGAAAACGTTCGGTTGCGTCGCCGCACTGTCAGCCAATCTCGATTTATACTTCGCCACTTCTTCGACGGTTTTTCGCTTGGGATGAGGCTCCTAGAACGAAGGAAGGAAATTTGCGCGACATTCGAAagtttttttaccttgagaAGTTGAGTCGGTGTCTGACCGAAATTATTTATCATTCCCTCGAGAGAACGACGCTCCTGTGGATCGGTTATCGCATCCAGATCAACATtgcctaagaaaaagaaaacagtcTCTAAATATAGAAcacttctcttctctttacCTTCGTATGTGCAATAATAAAAGACGTTGAGcgcttcgacggcggcggggcCCTGTTGCTTGTATccaaaaatcaaatcgatCCAATTGTGAAgattcgacgagacgaattcgGACTCCtaataaggaaaaaaatgcgcAACTTGTCTCGCACGCTCAAAAGACTCACCAAAGCTTTTCTATGCTTTTGAATGAAGTCTTCGGGGCTATTCGCCCACGGAGgtaaaatgacgtcatcgacacGCATTTGACCAAATTGCCGAACACCCAGATCAAAATCTGAAATCACCAGATACATTTCCCCACGGGGAGaagggaggggaggggacGAAATTACCGTTATGATTCGCGAGAAATTCGGGCATATAGAAAAATTCCGGTATGAGTtccttgacgtcactcgGATTCTTCATCACCGTGTCCCACGCTCCAGGAATCGAATAGAACTGCCGATCAGCCAAATCAAacctcaagaaaaaaataaataaaaaataattaaataatcccATACTTACTTTCCGCTCTGCAATTCGATGTGAAAAGTCGTGAAGGGTTCGAGACGTATTAGATAGTGCATGACGCTCGCCGCGCTGGAGTAGTGCGTTCCGTAGTGAAATTTATCCACGACGCCCGTCGGATCTTCGAACATTTCGTATCGCTCGCGAACGGAGGGAACGAATTCGGAATTGAGAACGCCAACGGGTTTGGAGAGATCGCGATATATAGTGGGATCGTCTAGGTTCAGTTCTTTGGATTTGTAGTCAGATAAAATCCAAGGAAACTGATTAGACCACGATTTGATGATGTAAAGTCgagattatttaattatttaccaCTGGATATTGACTAAGATCGTTGTACGTTCGTCCTGCTATCGTGTTGAGTTGCATGAGATAGTCAAAATTCGATATTTCACGATTAATCCACTTCTACATTTATGtacattttaattaattatttaatcattATTCTTCTTGCCTTTGTTAGTCCAGATGAGACGAGAACCTGAGCCGGACTGCGCGCCTTTGCATAAATCAAATTCGGCGAACGAAGGGAGAGAAGCTTCGAGTAAATTTGATTACGATTCTagccgagagaaaaaacgactcttctctctctcaaaaatttttttatttttacctgtttggaaaaattgacgaaatAATTGCTTCTATCTACGAAAAACAATTCCAAAGCGCTGCGACGGAGATTGTAGCGACGCATGTGCACTTCGCGAAGATCGGACACTTCCCAGCAATAATCGCCACCCACAACTAAAAATAAGATTAATTTCCCCTTGGGTTTTTAACTGAATGATGCCTTGGGCTCGTTCAGACGGCGGTCTTTTGTCTAGAAAGAGAATCTGCGATTGTGTGACTTTAAAAAGGCCgggaatgacgtcagtgtGAATAATCATTTCACATGACTCCATTAGGAGAAGATTCTCTCGTTCGTCGGCGCTCTCAAAGGCGCTAAAACACACATATAATACATAGACTCTTGGTAGGATTTCCTTACTTTTCTGCTTCTCGAAGAGCAAGccattcttcgtcttccaatcGATCTTCCTTTTGCCCTCGCACGCGCGCCtcttttttgacgacgactgaTAATTTCAAGTCCGTCTCGTCATCAGGCAAAcctaattaatgaattaaaatatttaattaatgtattaTAATACAAAACCTCCCAAATCTGTCTAATTAAtctttctaattaattaaaatgaattATATTCTTAATACtcttctaattaattaaataattaaaatatttaattataatACAAAACCTCCCAAAtctttctaattaattaactaaaatatttaattaatgaattataCCTCCCAaatctcttcgtcgactcgcATCCAAATGAGAATCGAAATTATAATTCACTTTCAATTTCGGTCTCATTCGCGAGAAATTCTCCAATCGATCAAGCATCCAAtgatcgtcgtctcgtcgatttttgcaCCACGCTCCCTTAGCGCCCGTCAGAAATCTCTTCTGCTCATTCCAAAGCCGCAACGTCATCAAATGACGAGTTTTCTCTTCGGCTAACTCAGCGGCGTAGCGATCGCGCTCGGCGCTGCGCCGACGCAAAAAGGGATCCATCACCTCAATCTAGAAAAACaatactaattaaaaatacgcatatatttttctcttacgTGTAATCGGGTCATGCTATTGGCCATGCTCTCCttgtaggcctttagagaAGTCGAATATTGTACGTGGCTCTCCTGCCAGAGTCGCGCCAACTTGGCACTCGCTTCCAAGTGCAAATCCGTCGCGTACATTTTCATAATAGGATAAACCTCGAAGGAAAGTTCCCTTACATCGTTTCGAGCTCATTTAAACGCGTACCTTTTCCTCCATGGTGTCTTTCCATTCATGTGACTCCTTATATTCAGCAAAGGACTTGGGAAACGACGAATCAGGATGCGAGGGAAAATTCGGAAGGAATTTCTCCAAATTGAACTTCTCAACGCACTTTTGACGAATCACTTTGACGAGAGGCACAAGAAGAGCGTAATTGTATCGTCCCAAAGGCGCCTCATTCCCCTCATCCTTTCGAATCGTAGCCGCAACAAGAAGAGCATCACTCACCGAACCGAGAACATAAAAGGCGTCATTTTCCGACTGAAATGGCAACGCGTGGAGAACAGGTAAGAGCTGGGAAGCGGATTCAGCGCATATCTAAGACGGGGATCCCCTGCTTCGCACTATAAGACATAGAAATGAGACGTACGTGTTCTCTGGATTCGCATAGGCCAGTAAGGAGTAATCGTAGTCCAAATCGAACTAGATCTCGGTTCTGCTCACTCCAAACTCTCAGCTTTTCAAGCAGCTGAGAAGACAATTTGATTATCTAAAAGTATATACCGTGTAGAAGAAGatatcattaattaattaattaaaaccttGGGACTCAATGCCTCGTTCAAATCatctaaaaattcaatttaatttagtCCAcgactttgatttttttattgctcTACCTGAATTCTCagtgaaaagaaacgcttcTATAGCTTCTAATAAATGACCAGCGATTTTATGCGCTTGATCTAGACGAACAAATAAAAGAGGGAATCGCGCGAAGACGTCAATTACCCGAGGCTTCGACGTCAGCGAGAGCAATGCTAAGACAACGCTCAAAGAGACTAGAACACCGCGTACACTACAGTCGTTCCTATGACCTCGTTTCTCGACTCACTTTCTCTTGAGTAGAACCGGCGAAACAATGAGACGATGACGCTTGAACAATTCATCTATACAAGCTAAAACCTGTCCCCTTTCCTACCCCAAAGAATCCAGCACGATTAAGGGACTATAACCCCCTAAACCGCCTCACTTTCCAACTACTCTCCTGCATCTGTCCCGTCCACATAACACGAGCCAATATCTCCTCAACAGTGTCGCACAGCTCGCCGCAAACAGCCttctccgtcgccgaagcgacgacgtcaaagtccCGCTCATCAGCGGCGTTACGCCGGAGAGGAGtcagaagagaaacaagCCCTTCAAACCAATTGGGCTGCTGAGCATAATCCCCCAACCCCTTCGGATATTTCCACAACGAACTACGGATCTATAAACAACGAATTCGATATAAAAACgcgattttttcgacgacgtcacctgATCGCATAAACGTAATCGGATTGCGTAGTCGCCGTTGACGGCCAATTCGACGGCCGAAGTGACGAGACCAAAATTGTGAAGACAGTCGGAATGCGAAGAGAAACCGTCCAATGGGACGCGAGATAGATCGAGAAGCAATGAAGCGATAGCGTGGGACATTTTATAAGGCGACATATTTTGACAAACAGCTTCaagaattaaaaatacgtcagattattaattaattaattattttttctacctGCACTGTCTTCGTCCAGCAAAATCAATCTTTTTTGTTTGGTAGAAACGCTATCCGAtttcaatagaaaaagaattatCTGGAGGAGATactattgattatttatatataatttATTGCTCTTGCCTTTAGTACGCGAATTCTGattctctcgtcgccgaattgaGTGAGAGACCAAAGTTGATCGCCTCTTTCGCTCGCAGAGAGAAGAGACACGAATTTTTCCTTTCCCGAACTCGTGGCCATCAAGGCGAGCATCAATTCCAAGAGATCAACAAtctaaataaacgaaattacCATAGAAACGCGAGGGAAAAACGTTCACCTGTTCAGGGTCATGTGATCCagcgagaaaattcaaaaagaagTCCAGCTCTTCAACATGAATTCCATTCTGAACATAAAATTTAATAGcacctaaagaaaacaaaaaataaatagggaaattatttaaaaatgaGGCGGCGAACCAATCAAAGATCCTCGCAcggctttcgcttcgtcatcatcaagAATAAAACTTTTCGGGGAGAGAGAAGCCGGAGATACGGGAGTTGCAACACCAGGGGAACTAAAATCCAATAAAAGGAAGAATTATtttcaatcaatcaattaattaaaatacctGTAGTATTTCTGAATTACGTTGAGAATGAATTGAACGCCATAATTCGCTCGACACATATCAAAATCGTCTTTCATTATCGTAGAAACGTATTGGATGTGACCTTagggaaaaaaaatatttcctaattattaataatttcgTTACCTTACCAATTCGCACGTCGAATTTCGTACAGCACCAAATTCCAAAATCGAAAACCAAATACTTATAAACCTCAGCGAGAAGATTCGTCTTTTGACacgacgccgattcgacgagagCCTGAACCGCATTCAAAGTATCAACATTGAGAAACTCCGGATTAACCTATAAATACAtcataaaaaataatcaataatattaATAGGTTTTCTTACTTTTCGTAGAAGAACTCCGACTTTTGCTATTCCTTGACTTTGTAGCAACATTTCTTGATTCCCTTGCGATCCGTGAATAAAACATCgtaggagagagagaaattggGCAATGAATTGAGGCTCTCGTTTATACGTTCGCCCATCAGTCAAAGTTTCcttaattttaaaatttcaaataatatttattgattttttggtgTGCGCGTTACCTCTTCGTCCTGAAACGTctccttttttgacgtcaaatttacAATTTCCAACAAGGGAAACAAGAGCTGAACACCTCCCAAACTGCGAAGAGAATCCTACGAAAAATTC
Proteins encoded in this region:
- the LOC136183382 gene encoding neurobeachin-like protein 1 → MALDGLRKAEERLRNHLVKRGPQEELERITLQFAQAYSKSHSYAPISSDPSSVSAALTRFDPSTFSPSIPLDPIILNALLKCIDHMAKRTRDISHVPDPSSGDRTLSPEAIGTFGKVAVILRALAIQSKCPQNVATLSNEGVVENISVLGWNAVCWVRRIEYNNVEALIETFTQAVTFLESVYDPEQKWKRKHSRTISGIKSKSFALVSVISISLFADGFRDMSSVENSSLFTELSMESKLILIHLFGAMIYGSQMNSVRAINPSSANVLLRLLLPSNDQIMSDLTLNLISVALRLFIKSVHVMHCCSPHERQIEVSFLLTGFLDKISALAQHAAISIENKFDLWIRFIESVPSLMRCHDRSALQAIFVQVQCFVRLPDVLQLAQSFPGEDEAKTRLCISVVRALMSVMVGSVSMKESFKELLGYDALKKIIENTVKPSENLLASFLDMAVEGSIVDGLNSICNTDVLLLLVRWIPSLGSRLQRWVGSQLSGTCVSGAHNCMLCCRAGMITTILDVLKGEEEIDEAAAEYLISLLETLGSHSMTAIDLKKLICLFRPIEDGCQMPYTKRLLRGLESMATSEYAQSPREYFDLHHSNSGIVVPRISKWPGSHRGFTFHAWICLDSMAMRHSHRKQTIRRQLYSFLSPSGIGYESFFTCNGVLVVAVSLKKEYLTVALPDQPLNDMHWHHIGIIYSTTKSWWGESDVSVYIDGVLKRQSKIKMASFRDGFGLCHIGCGGLQTLSREDSTASWQSTSTDAYSPVDSIEAGLGNAFPSSIPAGRQDVEWGVPGSLHGQLGPVCVFHEALQPSQMFALYAGGPNDLLQFQPGCTDSRLSSYLVLYYNPKACKGHLCIDLTPRSPGKQRRDGRFTGHKCVSDNIKDSLRSLGGVQLLFPLLEIVNLTSKKETFQDEEETLTDGRTYKREPQFIAQFLSLLRCFIHGSQGNQEMLLQSQGIAKVGVLLRKVNPEFLNVDTLNAVQALVESASCQKTNLLAEVYKYLVFDFGIWCCTKFDVRIGHIQYVSTIMKDDFDMCRANYGVQFILNVIQKYYSSPGVATPVSPASLSPKSFILDDDEAKAVRGSLIGAIKFYVQNGIHVEELDFFLNFLAGSHDPEQIVDLLELMLALMATSSGKEKFVSLLSASERGDQLWSLTQFGDERIRIRVLKIILFLLKSDSVSTKQKRLILLDEDSAAVCQNMSPYKMSHAIASLLLDLSRVPLDGFSSHSDCLHNFGLVTSAVELAVNGDYAIRLRLCDQIRSSLWKYPKGLGDYAQQPNWFEGLVSLLTPLRRNAADERDFDVVASATEKAVCGELCDTVEEILARVMWTGQMQESSWKERGQVLACIDELFKRHRLIVSPVLLKRNLFERCLSIALADVEASDQAHKIAGHLLEAIEAFLFTENSDDLNEALSPKIIKLSSQLLEKLRVWSEQNRDLVRFGLRLLLTGLCESREHICAESASQLLPVLHALPFQSENDAFYVLGSVSDALLVAATIRKDEGNEAPLGRYNYALLVPLVKVIRQKCVEKFNLEKFLPNFPSHPDSSFPKSFAEYKESHEWKDTMEEKVYPIMKMYATDLHLEASAKLARLWQESHVQYSTSLKAYKESMANSMTRLHIEVMDPFLRRRSAERDRYAAELAEEKTRHLMTLRLWNEQKRFLTGAKGAWCKNRRDDDHWMLDRLENFSRMRPKLKVNYNFDSHLDASRRRDLGGLPDDETDLKLSVVVKKEARVRGQKEDRLEDEEWLALREAENAFESADERENLLLMESCEMIIHTDVIPGLFKVTQSQILFLDKRPPSERAQVVGGDYCWEVSDLREVHMRRYNLRRSALELFFVDRSNYFVNFSKQNRNQIYSKLLSLRSPNLIYAKARSPAQVLVSSGLTKKWINREISNFDYLMQLNTIAGRTYNDLSQYPVFPWILSDYKSKELNLDDPTIYRDLSKPVGVLNSEFVPSVRERYEMFEDPTGVVDKFHYGTHYSSAASVMHYLIRLEPFTTFHIELQSGKFDLADRQFYSIPGAWDTVMKNPSDVKELIPEFFYMPEFLANHNDFDLGVRQFGQMRVDDVILPPWANSPEDFIQKHRKALESEFVSSNLHNWIDLIFGYKQQGPAAVEALNVFYYCTYEGNVDLDAITDPQERRSLEGMINNFGQTPTQLLKEPHPKRKTVEEVAKYKSRLADSAATQPNVFNHLDDIKTFFVELHSDGEGLAFVAVPRVVTRSFIDTGILGDLISVSNSGVKFNHGWLPYSSRKKEVFTFNIDPLLAAQRPGANVGAPFSPDINIGPNIFALTVDGKLLITVGHWDNTVRVYNPTRTKIVNCLRHHSDIVACVSLDRAGHHAITGSFDSTCIIWRILHSGGIASALDETPVQTLFGHDGKVTSVAVSFELDIAVSGSENGTCLVHTVRQGQFVRCLSPGKCPSAIVPLLHIGDLGSILFYAQSKESGGQSSLCYYSINGNLLALTSVGNSVNDMTISGEYVITAEDKTLFIRSITSFKVLYEVSFYSPIQCVTVLHKNTHILLGLKDGKLIILAVPSSKVK